A single region of the Eremothecium gossypii ATCC 10895 chromosome V, complete sequence genome encodes:
- the EDC3 gene encoding Edc3p (Syntenic homolog of Saccharomyces cerevisiae YEL015W (EDC3)) yields MSQFQGFKVQVELKDGKVITGTISKCNSKSLTLQDVAFSDGGISQLFKVKASRLRDLKVTGAPKGGKKWLANNAANGSPSNGAQSGGNGGTQSPGSGEEAAADGRSSSSSHGQHSGKDATWEHDDDLERLKNEDFDFQSNLRMFNKQDVFAKLKQQDTVNPSERLVSHNKLRKEKIHFENDEMVIPNAKDDDWDEPGSGSAGSEKQKAAAAPAEYLPITKSINITHLLQQSSKDAPSEDEVLVKLQNVLSPPSRSQSLSKMPGFRTLKTDIAVPLATPVQLLEMERLAEDAFLFPPALALEHSAVHLARFMRQKLGGAARLHTANNNAQPLVVLLASENRCGARALATGRCLAQNSHVRVLAVLAADPHAPGADASFRTQLDMFSRCGGRVVDSVVALSAALEGLNSPPELIVDALQGFDCSLADLVDDAPGAGAARLRTLIAWANAQNCPVWSLDIPSGIDAGSGAHTFEPCVRPDAVVCSSWPLVSLALLDCPELYLCDSAIPHQCYAMRSSLRKFAAVRDVFVTEGVVQLTR; encoded by the coding sequence ATCACGATTACGGGACCTCAAGGTCACTGGGGCGCCCAAGGGTGGCAAGAAGTGGCTTGCCAACAACGCGGCGAACGGCAGCCCATCCAATGGGGCCCAGAGCGGCGGGAACGGCGGGACGCAAAGCCCGGGCAGCGGCGAAGAGGCGGCTGCGGACGGgcggagcagcagcagcagccaTGGGCAACACAGTGGGAAGGACGCGACATGGGAGCACGACGACGACCTGGAGCGCCTGAAGAACGAAGACTTCGACTTCCAGAGCAACCTGCGGATGTTCAACAAGCAGGACGTGTTCGCCAAGCTGAAGCAGCAGGACACGGTGAACCCGTCCGAGCGGCTCGTGTCGCACAACAAGCTACGCAAGGAGAAGATCCACTTTGAAAACGACGAGATGGTGATTCCCAACGCCAAGGACGACGACTGGGACGAGCCGGGTAGCGGCTCGGCGGGCTCGGAGAAGCAgaaggcggcggccgccCCGGCGGAGTACCTGCCGATCACAAAATCGATCAACATCACACACCTGCTCCAGCAGAGCAGCAAAGACGCGCCGTCGGAGGACGAGGTGCTTGTAAAACTACAGAACGTGCTGtcgccgccgtcgcgcTCGCAGTCGCTCAGCAAGATGCCGGGCTTCCGCACGCTGAAAACAGACATCGCCGTGCCGCTCGCCACGCccgtgcagctgctcgagaTGGAACGGCTTGCGGAGGACGCGTTTCTCTTCCCGCctgcgctcgcgctcgaGCACAGCGCCGTGCACCTCGCGCGCTTCATGCGCCAGAAGCTcggcggcgcggcccgCCTGCACACAGCGAACAACAACGCGCAGCCGCTCGTGGTTCTGCTCGCCAGCGAAAACCGCTgtggcgcgcgcgcgctggccACCGGCCGCTGCCTCGCCCAGAACAGCCACGTGCGCGTGCTCGCCGTGCTCGCCGCAGACCCGCACGCCCCCGGCGCCGACGCCTCCTTCCGCACCCAGCTGGACATGTTCtcgcgctgcggcggccgcgtCGTCGACTCCGTCGTGGCCCTCTCCGCAGCCCTAGAAGGCCTCAACTCCCCCCCAGAGCTGATTGTCGACGCCCTCCAGGGCTTCGACTGCAGCCTGGCCGACCTCGTCGACGACGCCCccggcgcaggcgccgcccgcctccGCACCCTCATCGCCTGGGCCAACGCCCAGAACTGCCCCGTGTGGTCGCTGGACATCCCCAGCGGCATTGACGCCGGCTCCGGCGCCCACACCTTCGAGCCCTGCGTGCGTCCCGACGCCGTCGTGTGCTCCTCCTGGCCGCTCGTCTCACTGGCCCTGCTGGACTGTCCGGAGTTGTACCTCTGCGACTCCGCAATCCCGCACCAGTGCTACGCCATGCGTTCCTCCCTCCGCAAGTTCGCAGCCGTCCGCGACGTCTTCGTCACAGAAGGTGTCGTCCAGCTGACCCGCTGA
- the VAC8 gene encoding protein anchor VAC8 (Syntenic homolog of Saccharomyces cerevisiae YEL013W (VAC8)): MGGCCSCLKESQDDATVLPIAENEREAVTSLLGYLEDKDNYDFYSGGPLKALTTLVYSDNLNLQRSAALAFAEITEKYVRPVDREVLEPILILLQSHDPQIQIAACAALGNLAVNNENKILIVEMGGLEPLIEQMKSNNVEVQCNAVGCITNLATQDDNKAKIAHSGALVPLTKLAKSKNIRVQRNATGALLNMTHSGENRKELVDAGAVPVLVSLLSSSDADVQYYCTTALSNIAVDESNRRKLSQTEPRLVSKLVVLTDSPSARVKCQATLALRNLASDTGYQLEIVRAGGLSHLVKLIQCNSMPLVLASVACIRNISIHPLNEGLIVDAGFLKPLVKLLDYNDNEEIQCHAVSTLRNLAASSEKNRQEFFESGAVEKCKQLALVSPISVQSEISACFAILALADNSKLELLDANILEALIPMTFSTNQEVAGNAAAALANLCSRINNYEKIIESWTEPSKGVCGFLIRFLQSEYPTFEHIALWTILQLLESHNETMLGLIKSNKEIVKSIKRLSDINYENAQKASSLHSRLQQVNGGSVASGSEQYEHASLELYNITQQIMQFLN, encoded by the coding sequence ATGGGAGGTTGCTGCAGTTGTCTGAAGGAGTCGCAGGATGACGCCACTGTGCTCCCAATAGCGGAGAACGAGCGAGAGGCGGTTACGTCGCTCTTGGGGTACTTGGAGGACAAGGACAACTACGACTTCTATAGCGGGGGGCCGTTGAAGGCGTTAACGACGTTGGTGTATAGCGACAACCTCAACTTGCAGCGCAGTGCGGCGTTGGCGTTCGCGGAAATCACGGAGAAGTACGTGCGGCCTGTGGACCGGGAGGTGCTGGAGCCGATCTTGATTCTGCTGCAGAGCCACGACCCGCAAATCCAGATAgcggcgtgcgcggcgcTAGGGAACCTCGCGGTGAACAACGAGAACAAGATTCTCATTGTGGAGATGGGGGGGTTGGAGCCGTTGATAGAGCAGATGAAGAGTAACAACGTGGAAGTGCAGTGCAACGCGGTGGGGTGCATCACGAATTTAGCCACGCAGGACGATAACAAGGCGAAGATAGCACACTCCGGGGCTTTGGTGCCCCTTACGAAGTTGGCGAAGTCCAAGAACATCCGCGTGCAACGCAATGCGACGGGCGCGTTGTTGAACATGACGCACTCGGGGGAGAACCGTAAAGAGCTCGTCGATGCTGGCGCGGTACCGGTTCTTGTGTCACTTCTCTCGTCGTCCGACGCAGACGTCCAGTACTACTGTACCACGGCGCTCTCCAACATTGCTGTCGACGAATCCAACAGACGCAAGTTGTCGCAGACGGAGCCACGGTTGGTTTCCAAGCTAGTCGTGTTGACGGACTCGCCCTCGGCACGGGTCAAGTGCCAAGCGACGCTTGCGCTCAGAAATTTGGCTTCTGATACGGGTTATCAGTTGGAGATCGTCCGGGCGGGCGGTTTGAGCCACTTGGTGAAGCTTATCCAGTGCAACTCGATGCCTTTGGTGCTTGCCAGCGTGGCCTGCATTAGGAATATCTCCATTCATCCGCTGAACGAGGGTTTGATCGTGGATGCGGGGTTCCTAAAGCCACTGGTGAAATTGCTAGACTACAACGACAACGAAGAGATCCAGTGCCACGCGGTATCCACGTTGCGTAATCTCGCGGCATCTTCAGAAAAGAACCGGCAGGAGTTTTTCGAAAGCGGCGCGGTCGAGAAGTGCAAGCAGCTGGCGTTGGTGTCGCCCATATCTGTGCAGAGCGAGATATCCGCGTGCTTCGCTATCTTGGCCTTGGCAGATAACTCGAAACTGGAGCTACTAGACGCCAACATCCTCGAAGCCTTGATCCCCATGACCTTTTCAACCAACCAGGAGGTGGCAGGCaacgcggccgcggcgctTGCGAACCTATGCTCGCGTATTAACAACTATGAAAAGATAATCGAATCGTGGACGGAGCCAAGCAAGGGTGTCTGTGGCTTTTTGATTAGGTTCCTTCAGAGCGAATACCCGACTTTCGAACATATTGCATTGTGGACTATTTTGCAACTACTTGAATCACATAACGAGACGATGCTCGGCTTGATCAAGTCTAACAAAGAAATAGTCAAGAGCATAAAGCGTCTATCGGATATTAACTACGAAAATGCTCAAAAGGCGTCCTCTTTGCATTCACGATTACAACAGGTCAACGGCGGGAGCGTAGCCTCGGGGTCGGAGCAGTACGAGCATGCGAGTTTGGAACTATACAACATCACACAGCAAATCATGCAGTTTTTGAATTAG
- the MAK31 gene encoding Mak31p (Syntenic homolog of Saccharomyces cerevisiae YCR020C-A (MAK31)), giving the protein MQENRGERPKSCRRRRGDGSMASELAQIDLNDLLGATLRVEVGPDRVLYGVLVALDCHANYLLDRVVERRGGRERELGLVSVPSEAVGNVKIEAATLRRVREAKSAFRRAVA; this is encoded by the coding sequence ATGCAAGAAAATCGCGGGGAGCGTCCGAAAAGCTGCCGGAGACGTCGAGGCGACGGAAGCATGGCATCGGAGCTGGCGCAAATAGACCTCAACGATCTGCTGGGCGCGACGCTACGTGTGGAGGTGGGGCCGGACCGCGTGCTGTACGGTGTGCTTGTCGCACTAGACTGTCACGCGAACTACCTGCTGGACCGCGTGGTGGagcggcggggcgggcgcgaGCGGGAGCTGGGCCTCGTGAGCGTGCCGAGCGAGGCGGTCGGCAATGTCAAGATCGAAGCAGCGACCCTGCGCCGGGTGCGGGAGGCGAAGTCTGCCTTCCGGCGTGCAGTTGCCTGA
- the HTL1 gene encoding Htl1p (Syntenic homolog of Saccharomyces cerevisiae YCR020W-B (HTL1)) produces MTHPEPKINLKTITAHQVLSHREKMCELFQLLDDSERHELIIGTAEQRERRLNEFRERRDALRRELGK; encoded by the coding sequence ATGACGCACCCCGAGCCCAAGATCAACCTCAAGACCATCACCGCGCACCAGGTGCTCTCGCACCGCGAGAAGATGTGTGAGCTGTTCCAGCTTCTAGACGATAGTGAGCGGCACGAGCTGATAATTGGTACCGCCGAGCAGCGCGAGCGGAGGCTCAACGAGTTCCGCGAGCGCCGGGACGCCTTGCGGCGCGAGCTCGGCAAGTAG
- the UBC8 gene encoding E2 ubiquitin-conjugating protein UBC8 (Syntenic homolog of Saccharomyces cerevisiae YEL012W (UBC8); 1-intron), giving the protein MSSSKRRIETDVMKLLMSDHDVELVDDNMQEFHVKFHGPKGTPYERGVWRLHVELPDNYPYKSPSIGFVNKIFHPNIDAASGSICLDVINSTWSPLYDLLNIVEWMIPGLLKEPNGSDPLNNEAATLQLKNPQMYEEKIQEYIDKYATEERYVQQFGGAGGDAGDGSEDDEDADENPSDGMDYDEDDEELSEIEVEEEDEEVHISDSDLLD; this is encoded by the exons ATGAG CAGCTCCAAAAGAAGGATTGAGACGGATGTTATGAAGTTATTGATGTCGGATCACGACGTGGAACTGGTCGATGACAACATGCAAGAGTTCCACGTTAAGTTTCACGGGCCGAAGGGGACGCCCTACGAGCGTGGCGTGTGGCGCTTGCATGTGGAATTGCCGGACAACTACCCGTACAAGTCGCCCAGCATCGGCTTTGTCAATAAGATATTCCACCCCAACATCGACGCGGCATCGGGCTCTATCTGCCTGGACGTGATCAACTCGACGTGGTCGCCGCTGTACGACCTGCTCAACATCGTGGAGTGGATGATCCCAGGCCTGTTGAAGGAGCCGAATGGCTCGGATCCCCTCAACAACGAGGCCGCCACGCTGCAGCTTAAGAACCCCCAGATGTACGAGGAGAAGATCCAGGAGTACATCGACAAGTATGCCACCGAGGAGCGCTACGTGCAGCAGTtcggcggcgcgggcggggacgcgggcgacggctccgaggacgacgaggacgcAGACGAAAACCCAAGCGATGGAATGGActacgacgaggacgacgaggaaCTGAGCGAAATAGAGGTTGAAGAGGAGGATGAAGAGGTCCACATCAGCGACTCCGACCTATTGGACTAG
- the GLC3 gene encoding 1,4-alpha-glucan branching enzyme (Syntenic homolog of Saccharomyces cerevisiae YEL011W (GLC3)), with translation MAGVPDNVKGVVELDPWLAPYGDILSARRFLADKWRHDIEHAVPGGRRSLVEFARDAYKSYGLHADAQSKSITYREWAPNATRAFLVGDFNGWDETSHELQNKDEFGVFTGVFGPGADGDFMIPHDSRVKVVFELADGSRIHRLPAWIKRATQPSKETAKEWGPSYEARFWNPASPYKFKHERPRLDPNVESLRIYEAHVGISTPEPRVGSYSEFTKDVLPRIRDLGYNAIQLMAIMEHAYYASFGYQVTNFFAVSSRYGTPEELKELIDTAHGMGIQVLLDVVHSHASKNVSDGLNMFDGTDYQYFHSISSGRGEHPLWDSRLFNYGSFEVQRFLLANLAFYIDVYQFDGFRFDGVTSMLYHHHGVGERGAFSGDYNEYLSDHSGVDHEALAYLMLANDLIHDMLPANGVTVAEDVSGYPTLCLPRSVGGCGFDYRLAMALPDMWIKLLKESKDEDWSMGHIVYTLVNRRYKEKVVAYAESHDQALVGDKTLAFWMMDAAMYTDMTVLKELTPVVDRGIALHKLIRLITHSLGGESYLNFEGNEFGHPEWLDFPNANNGDSYQYARRQFNLVDDGLLRYKHLYAFDKAMQEAEGKHKWLNTPQAYVSLKHETDKVISFERNGLVFIFNFHPTQSFTDYRIGVDEAGAYRIILNSDREEFGGHRRIEEENSVFHTTDLEWNGRRNFIQVYLPSRTALVLARNP, from the coding sequence ATGGCTGGTGTACCTGATAACGTCAAGGGCGTGGTTGAGCTGGACCCCTGGTTAGCTCCTTACGGGGACATCCTCTCTGCGAGACGGTTCCTTGCCGACAAGTGGAGGCACGATATCGAACATGCGGTGCccggcgggcggcgcagTCTAGTTGAGTTTGCGCGCGACGCATACAAGAGCTACGGGCTGCACGCGGACGCGCAGAGCAAAAGCATAACGTACAGGGAGTGGGCGCCCAATGCAACCCGGGCGTTTCTAGTCGGCGACTTCAACGGGTGGGATGAGACCTCGCACGAGCTCCAGAACAAGGACGAGTTCGGGGTGTTCACGGGTGTGTTCGGACCTGGGGCGGACGGCGATTTCATGATTCCGCATGACTCACGCGTGAAGGTGGTGTTCGAGCTTGCCGACGGGAGCCGGATACACCGGTTGCCAGCGTGGATCAAAAGGGCGACGCAGCCCAGCAAGGAGACCGCGAAGGAGTGGGGGCCGTCGTACGAGGCGCGGTTCTGGAACCCTGCCAGCCCCTACAAATTCAAGCACGAAAGGCCGCGCCTGGACCCGAACGTGGAGTCTCTGAGAATATACGAGGCACACGTGGGCATCTCGACGCCGGAGCCGCGGGTTGGCAGCTACAGCGAGTTCACCAAGGATGTGCTGCCGCGCATCAGGGATCTCGGATACAACGCGATACAGCTGATGGCGATCATGGAGCACGCGTACTACGCGTCGTTCGGCTACCAGGTCACGAACTTCTTTGCTGTTTCTTCGCGGTACGGGACGCCAGAGGAGCTCAAGGAGCTCATCGACACTGCCCACGGAATGGGCATCCAGGTGCTGCTTGACGTTGTGCACTCCCACGCCTCGAAGAACGTCTCCGACGGACTGAACATGTTCGATGGCACCGACTACCAGTACTTCCACTCCATCAGCTCCGGACGCGGCGAGCACCCGCTGTGGGACTCGAGGCTGTTCAACTACGGCAGCTTTGAGGTGCAACGGTTTTTGCTGGCGAACCTTGCATTTTACATCGATGTCTATCAGTTCGACGGGTTCCGCTTCGATGGCGTGACCTCGATGCTTTATCATCACCACGGCGTCGGAGAGCGCGGCGCGTTCAGTGGTGACTATAACGAGTATCTCTCCGACCATTCGGGCGTTGACCACGAGGCGCTGGCGTACCTCATGCTGGCCAATGACTTGATCCATGACATGCTGCCCGCCAACGGCGTGACCGTTGCTGAAGACGTGTCCGGTTATCCAACCCTTTGCTTGCCCCGGTCTGTGGGTGGCTGTGGATTTGATTACCGCCTCGCCATGGCGCTGCCAGATATGTGGATTAAGCTGCTAAAGGAGAGCAAGGACGAGGACTGGAGCATGGGCCACATTGTCTACACGCTTGTCAACAGGCGCTACAAAGAAAAGGTCGTCGCGTATGCAGAGTCGCACGACCAGGCGCTCGTGGGCGATAAAACGCTCGCGTTCTGGATGATGGACGCCGCGATGTACACCGACATGACGGTGCTGAAGGAGCTCACGCCGGTGGTCGACCGGGGCATCGCGCTGCACAAGCTGATCCGCCTGATCACGCACTCGCTCGGCGGCGAATCCTACCTGAACTTTGAAGGGAATGAGTTTGGTCATCCCGAGTGGCTGGACTTCCCGAACGCCAACAATGGCGACAGCTACCAGTACGCCCGCCGCCAGTTCAATCTGGTGGACGACGGCCTCCTCCGCTATAAGCACCTCTATGCCTTCGATAAGGCCATGCAGGAGGCAGAGGGCAAGCACAAGTGGCTGAATACTCCCCAGGCCTACGTCTCGCTGAAACATGAGACAGACAAGGTCATCTCCTTCGAGCGCAACGGCCTCGTGTTCATCTTCAACTTCCATCCGACCCAGTCCTTCACGGACTACCGCATCGGAGTTGACGAGGCGGGCGCGTACCGTATAATCCTCAACTCGGACAGAGAGGAGTTCGGCGGGCACCGCCGCATAGAGGAGGAAAACTCCGTATTCCACACCACAGACCTCGAGTGGAACGGCAGAAGAAACTTCATCCAAGTCTATCTGCCCTCGAGAACCGCGCTGGTTCTGGCGCGCAACCCCTGA
- the CWH43 gene encoding Cwh43p (Syntenic homolog of Saccharomyces cerevisiae YCR017C (CWH43)), translated as MTSVNGKHIVHLHSLFASSAFICALVVGYQLHFHKIVRNAHYGYPDEWFPSVSATIGDRYPERSLFQVLIAVTAFPRFLLLLMHWVRSRSALGVMAGFTRTMTCGGWVYITSSDDHDAHDVFMIAYIVLTIPWCVFVVRHATHNRALRKVVGGAFFGTLVPLIYWFIQHNVKKRAGAYSIYAYFEWSLIILDILFDGLSYADMEDLTITFGTQGSRPSVGVLQSKTSTLLSSAGKGLGGGAMEEMLEEVIITQEHEKLVYLPDEPITNQASLFYIVVSTFDSFMFWTNLTALLCMIWFFPLWYMGISGYEAVIAAVLSPVLLYVPFFPTLIQQYGPLLANVIGIGAYIVEKPEWRLMTVAVATGLSTMNFAVTLKSIVKDNARVAQFAITWSLGLVASVVLKMAFYSNNPLWPIMKEENGGWNKTGLAIATAFAMITPYVNRCHYARKKSSEPSGQTYTILPLYKRALASVGFGALVFAIHQSLTESSTLIYWCWEGWSQSAKMGPLAWPFTGLTCVAMVVGVHLSKRFAESPGSTSRWLLALSTAVLSTSHITGWYKFVFGGLPYAVSIMLFIPNYFITMNKASYFSLVGSFVVYILLTLSHVWTVAYAFVPFGWVLRERLHWVLTASTMCILLGSCDYPLSVPISAAFMKRVTIVLVGVMVAIAYSVEQLKPTGVPQPYHPDANLITAGIWTIHFGLDNDLWASENRMIDLIRDMELDLVGLLETDTQRITTGNRDLTARMSHELQMYADYGPGPNKHTWGAVLLSKFPIVESTHHLLPSPVGELAPVIHAVIEAYGELVDVYVFHSGQEEDVLDRKLQSEALRDIMGARDRPAILLSYLVTKPNEGNYHTYVGEASGMQDIDFEDDDRWCQYILYKNLKRTGFARVSRSTITDTELQVGKFQVHNGVSQGLKRVEKSQVNDTLRFPDKFLGDGVRGHRYHVFNEPRYYE; from the coding sequence ATGACATCAGTCAACGGAAAACATATTGTGCATTTGCACAGTTTGTTTGCGTCCAGTGCTTTTATTTGCGCTCTTGTGGTTGGCTACCAATTACACTTCCATAAGATCGTGCGCAACGCGCACTACGGGTACCCGGATGAGTGGTTCCCAAGCGTGTCTGCGACAATTGGGGATCGGTACCCCGAACGCTCGCTCTTCCAGGTTTTGATTGCGGTGACAGCCTTTCCGAGGTTCCTGTTGTTGTTGATGCACTGGGTGCGGAGCCGCTCGGCACTGGGAGTCATGGCCGGGTTTACTCGGACGATGACGTGCGGGGGGTGGGTGTACATTACGAGTTCGGACGACCACGACGCGCACGATGTGTTCATGATCGCGTACATCGTGTTGACAATCCCGTGGTGCGTGTTCGTGGTGCGGCACGCGACGCATAACCGGGCGCTGCGGAAGGTGGTCGGGGGGGCATTCTTCGGCACGCTCGTACCGCTAATCTACTGGTTTATACAGCACAATGTCAAGAAGCGGGCGGGCGCGTACTCTATCTACGCGTACTTCGAGTGGTCCTTGATTATTTTGGACATTCTCTTTGATGGGCTCAGCTACGCAGACATGGAGGACCTCACGATAACGTTCGGCACCCAGGGCAGCAGGCCTTCGGTGGGGGTGCTGCAGTCCAAGACAAGCACCCTGCTGTCTAGCGCCGGCAAGGGActcggcggcggcgcaaTGGAGGAAATGCTGGAGGAGGTGATTATCACGCAGGAGCACGAGAAACTCGTTTACCTGCCGGACGAGCCCATCACCAATCAGGCAAGTCTGTTTTACATTGTTGTCAGTACCTTTGACTCGTTTATGTTCTGGACGAACTTGACTGCCCTATTGTGTATGATATGGTTTTTCCCGCTCTGGTACATGGGTATCTCCGGCTATGAGGCGGTGATAGCGGCGGTATTGAGCCCAGTTCTGCTTTATGTTCCATTTTTCCCAACGTTGATTCAACAGTACGGCCCTTTACTTGCTAATGTAATCGGTATCGGAGCGTACATAGTTGAGAAACCGGAGTGGAGGTTGATGACGGTTGCGGTTGCCACGGGTCTCAGCACGATGAACTTTGCAGTGACCTTGAAGAGCATTGTGAAGGACAACGCGCGTGTCGCGCAGTTTGCCATTACTTGGTCTCTAGGCCTTGTTGCGAGCGTTGTGTTGAAGATGGCCTTCTACTCGAACAATCCCTTGTGGCCAATAATGAAAGAAGAGAACGGCGGTTGGAACAAAACCGGTCTTGCTATTGCCACTGCTTTTGCAATGATAACTCCATATGTCAATCGCTGCCACTATGCTCGCAAGAAATCCTCTGAGCCATCCGGCCAGACATACACTATCTTGCCACTTTACAAGAGAGCTCTGGCTTCCGTCGGGTTTGGTGCGTTAGTTTTCGCGATCCATCAATCGCTAACGGAGTCCTCGACCTTGATATACTGGTGCTGGGAGGGATGGTCGCAATCTGCGAAGATGGGCCCTTTGGCATGGCCATTTACGGGGCTAACCTGTGTTGCAATGGTTGTGGGAGTGCACCTATCCAAGCGGTTTGCAGAGAGCCCTGGATCCACTAGCAGATGGCTGTTGGCTCTTTCAACCGCGGTTCTAAGCACATCGCACATAACTGGATGGTACAAATTTGTTTTCGGCGGTCTACCATACGCTGTTTCCATCATGTTGTTTATTCCAAATTACTTCATCACCATGAACAAGGCTAGCTACTTTTCGCTTGTGGGTTCCTTTGTCGTTTATATCCTCCTAACATTATCTCATGTGTGGACTGTTGCTTACGCCTTCGTCCCCTTCGGATGGGTCTTGCGCGAACGTTTGCACTGGGTTCTAACTGCATCCACGATGTGTATCCTTCTAGGCTCCTGCGATTATCCATTATCCGTCCCTATCAGTGCTGCTTTCATGAAGCGTGTTACCATAGTCTTGGTTGGTGTTATGGTGGCTATAGCGTATAGCGTCGAACAGCTAAAGCCCACCGGTGTACCGCAGCCTTACCATCCTGATGCAAATTTGATTACTGCAGGTATCTGGACCATCCACTTTGGTCTTGACAACGATCTATGGGCAAGTGAAAATCGGATGATCGATTTGATCCGCGATATGGAATTAGATCTAGTCGGGTTGTTAGAAACTGACACACAGCGCATCACCACGGGCAACCGGGACCTCACAGCACGCATGTCACATGAGTTACAGATGTACGCGGATTACGGACCCGGGCCAAATAAACATACCTGGGGTGCTGTGTTGCTCTCGAAATTCCCTATCGTGGAAAGTACGCACCATCTCCTACCATCGCCTGTGGGGGAATTGGCCCCGGTGATCCATGCCGTGATCGAAGCCTACGGCGAACTCGTGGACGTATATGTTTTCCACAGTGGACAGGAAGAAGATGTTCTTGATAGGAAGTTGCAAAGTGAAGCTCTTCGTGATATTATGGGTGCTCGCGATAGACCGGCTATCCTACTAAGTTATCTAGTCACGAAGCCAAACGAAGGCAACTACCACACGTACGTCGGGGAAGCTTCTGGAATGCAAGATATAGACTTTGAAGATGACGACAGATGGTGCCAGTATATCCTATACAAAAACTTGAAGAGGACTGGATTCGCGAGAGTCTCCAGGAGCACTATCACCGACACTGAACTACAGGTAGGAAAGTTTCAAGTTCATAATGGGGTGTCACAAGGCCTGAAACGGGTGGAAAAATCACAGGTGAATGACACCCTCCGCTTTCCAGACAAGTTCCTTGGAGACGGTGTGAGGGGTCACCGTTACCATGTTTTTAACGAGCCTCGGTATTATGAATGA